The stretch of DNA tatatagaatcatatatatacacatttatataatatatatgtgtatatatatatgtgtatatatattctttaacaAATTCTTTAACAAACAGATGAAAATACATCCAAGAattagaggttttgttttgtttgggggagggttcctttgttttttttcctttgtgttttctttcgttttttgttgttgttgttgttgttgttttgttttgtttttttttcttcttgtcttttctggacaaaataacaagacagagaaattcaccacaaaagaaagattgGGAAGTAAAACTCaaggccagtgatttaatcaatatAGACATAAGCAAGATGTCTCAAcaagaattaaaacaacaattataaggATAGTAGCTGGGCTTAAAAACAGCATAGAAGACACAAGAGAATCCCTTACTGGAATAATCTCTTACTGGTgagttaaaagaacaaaaatacagtCAGGCCACAATTCAAACTGCTAAAACTAAGGTGCAAACCCAAATGGAGGccataaagaaaaaaggatagaTGAAGCGCAGGAGTGAATCAGTggtatagaagataaaataatagaaaataataaagccgaaagggagagggaaggaaaagtagTGGACCATAGAGGTTgccttagggaactcagcaacttaTTAAGacataataatattcatatcatGGGAATCCCaagagatgtaaagagagaaacTGGGGTAGAAGGTTTATTCTAACAAATTATAGTTGAAAACATCCTTAATCTGGGGAAAAATACAGACATCAAATCCAAAACCATGGAGAATCCGATTAAATTCAACAAAACCCCAACATGTCAAAGTTAAATCACAGTCAAATCCACAAACTATACAGAAAAGCGAAAGGACCCAGAAAGCAGCAAGGGGAAACAATGCTCTTAAACTATAAGGGAACAGATTAGGCTTCCAGCAGATCTGTCCATAGAAACAGGCAGGCCAtaagagaatggaaggaaatattcaatatatcGAATGGAAAAATACCCAGCCAAGGATTCTTTATCCACagagactatcattcagaatacaaggagagataaagtttctcaaacaaaaactaaaggaattcataaactagtcctgcaagaaattttaaaagcaattttttgGAGTGAAGAGAAAGACCAAAAgtaccaaaaactaaaaaaaaaaaaaaaaaaaaaaaaaaaggaccagagggggtgggtgtctgggtggctcagtcagttaagcatctcctttggctcaggtcatgatctcagggtcctgggattgagcccctcatcaggctccctgctcagccctgagtctgctcctccctctccttctccctctgtgatctctctcacagtttctcaaataaataaataaaatcttaaaaatagatagaTTATAGGTAGATAGAACCAGAGAACATAAACAGAAATATTCACTCCACAGGGAATACAAGGGcactaaattcacatctttcaataattactctgaatgtaaatggacactaaatgctctaatcaaaagacacagggtatcagaatcagaatatcaaaaaataatatcCATCTATATGGtatctacaagaaactcattttagacctaaagacactgcagattgaaagtgaggggatggaaaacCATCTATTATACAAATTGACATTTGAAAAAGCCAAAGTAGCCATGCTTATaacagacaaactagattttaaaactaagattagggcagccctggtggctcagcagtttagtgtcgccttcagtccagggcctgaacctggagacctgggatccagtcccacatcaggctccctataaggagcctgcttcttcctctgccggtgtctctgcctctctctctctctctctctctctctgtgtgtgtgtgtctcgtgaggaaataaaaataaaatctttaaaaaataatcaatcaataaataaagattgtagcaagagatgaagaggtgcatatatcataattaaggagtctatccatcaagaagatctaacagcTGTAAATATTGATACACCCAGCATGGGAACAcccaaatgtataaaacaataacaaagataaagaaactcagggataataatacaataaaagtaggggacttcaacaccGCACTTACAACAATGAATAGGTAATCTAAGcacaaaatcaacaaggaaacagtagATTTGAATGACACACTGTATGCAATGGATTTaatgatatattcagaacatttaatcctaaagtagcaaaataaacattctttttgagtgcacatggaacatttttcagaatagatcacatactgggtcacaaaccaGCCCTCAATGAGtacaaaaatatcaatatcataccatgcatattttcacactacaatgctatgaaacttgaaatcaatcataagaaaaaatctgaaaagacttcaaatacatggaggttaaagaacatcctgctaaagAATGAGTGGATcaaccagaaaatcaaagatttaaaaaaaaatacatggaagcaaatgaaaatgaaaacatgacagttcaaaacctttgggatgaagCAAAGGTGGTCCTAGGTGGGAAGTACATCGCAATGCAAGCTATCCTCAAGACAcaagaaaagtctgaaatatgcaacctaactttacacctaaaggagctcgAAACACAGCAAGTAAAGCATAAACGCAGcaggggaaaagaaatattaaagatcgATAAATAATAAggttgataaacccctagccagacttaccaaaaagaaaagagaaaggacccaaatagacaaaatcatgaatgaaagaggagagatcacaaccaacaccgcAGAAATGCAAAGAGATTTGTATTGAATATGACAATACTataagcaattatatgccaacaaactgggcaacctggaagaaatgggaaaattccCAGAAACTTATAAACTAACAAAACCAaattggaagaaatagaaaactttaacaGGCTGACATCCAGCAAcgatattgaatcagtaatcaaaaatctcccaacaaacataAGTCCTGGGCCAAATGACTTCAAATGAGCCAGACATACACAGAAAAGATAATAGCTTTTCTTCTCTACTGTtacaaaaaaacagaatggaaggcaatttccaaactcattctatgaagtcaACATTACCATCATTCCAAAACAAGAGACCACAGTATCTTATGCTTCTGGGTGTAATTGCAAATAGGATtgattcctcaatttctcttttttcagtttcattgttagtgtatagaaatgccactgatttctgggtattggttttgtatcctgccacactgccgaattgcggtatgagttctagcaatcttggggtggagtcttttggttgTCTATGTACAGTGTCATGTTGTCTGTaaagagggagagattgacttctttgacaatttgaatgcccttgtttctttggttgtctgattgctgaggcgaggacttctagtatatgttgaatagcagtggtgagagtggagatGCCTGTCATATTCTTAACcttagggaaaggctcccagtgtttcccccattgaaaatgatatttgttgcgggcttttcatagatggctggtaatatgctgaggaatgttccctgatccctacactctgaagaaatttgatcaggaatggatgctgtatgttgtcaaatgctttctctgcatcacaGGATGCAGAATTGGTTGTGATTCACAATATTGACCATGATGAAGGAAGTTGTTCTTTTTTGGTTAAGGGGCAATGCAGGATGCATGGATGAGTAAGTTATTGCTGTGGACAGCTGGAGCTCATTCCCATTGGCAACAAATAAgagactgatttaaaaaaaatgtgctatctatgtttatgttttaatagCTAACAGAATTCTCAGAACACAAGGTGTGCTTAGAAACTACCCGGTTTGGGGAGCATGGGTTGCTCAATCAGTTAAgggatctagtcctacatcaggttccctgctcagtggggagtctgcttctgcctctccctctgcctcctccccctgcacaggctctctctctctgtctctccctctctctctctttcaaataaataaagaaaatctctatgaaaagaaaaaaataaactgtccaATTTGAAgtgcctcgctggctcagttggttaaagcttctgactcttggtttctgctcaggtcatgatctcatgggtggtgagaaCCAATCCCGGTCCGGCTCCAGGCTCAACAGAGTCTACTtaaaggctccctgctgagcatggagcctgatgaggctGAAACCCAGGGTACcaggattaagacctgagccaagggaagactcttaatcaactgagccacccaggtgttcccaaataaatctttttaaaaaggaagctgtCTGATTAATACAAAACTATGCTCAGATATTATGTTTGTGATACTTAGATttattactggatcatatattACAATCCTTACAATCTGTATTTAACTCATTACTAGAGCTATGTGTGCATACAGTAAACTATGACACCTTGGATCCAAAAGATATATGTCCAAAGCACAAAGGCATTGGGGAGGAGAATTTAGGAGTCTCATAAATCTAATGAAACTCATTGATAATTGTTGCACAGTAAGAAATCCATGTGAAGTTCCTGTCCTCTTGCAAAGCACATTTTCAAAGACCACCCAATTGCAAAACCAATAATAGGTCACAAGCAAACTTCCAACATTCACTGACTGAAATTTCACTCTTAGTTCTTTGTCTCCAATATACTCGCTTCtgtggaaaaaagaataagaacccGTTACTCGCTACGCAACTCTACCCAAAATATCTGTAGCTGTATATTCAAGAATATAAAGACATGACATATTAACAGCTGTATATTCAGAAATATGGATTTCTCACCTTAGAACCTACCTAGGAAAttccagtttcttttaaaatatgatcgTATGGATGGGAGAAAGCAAAAGGGGTCAGGGatagttttaaaagagaaataagagaaagcaaAACTAACTATTAAACCTTAAGTtttccttctccgactgacttacttcactcagcataataccctctagttccatccacgttgaagcaaatggtgggtattttggggaatataaataatagtgaaagggaatataagggaagggagaagaaatgtgtgggaaatatcagaaagggggacagaacgtaaagactgctaactctgggaaacgaactaggggtggaagaaggggaggagggcggggggtgggagtgaatgggtgactgggcactgggggttattctgtatgttagtaaattgaacaccaataaaaaataaattaaaaaaaagaaataaataccgatcacatagataaaaaataaaaaataaaataaaaaaataaaccttaagtTTTATTAAAGAAGACAATATCACATGTACCCACTTTGAATTATAACTCATAGACATGACTTTCAGCCCACTCACCCATTATTGAATCAAAACTCATCTTGTATTAGGAATGCAGAGATCTAGTTGTCCTCACTACCATCCCTTCTTCAGTAATCTCTGGATTCCTTGTTTGATCTCCTGGGTGCGCACTCCATAAACAATGGGGTTCAAGGCTGCAGGGATGACATGGTGGAGGACATTGAGCAAGACTGGAACATCAGGAGACACATTCTTTGTCACCATATGAGTAAGCACAAAGACCAGAAGGACGGTGCTGAAGAAGAGGATAAGGATGAAGTGAGAACCACATGTGCTCAGGGCTTTGGCCATAGCACCCTCCGCCTTTAATCCCATCACAGTTTGAAGTATGAGGCTGTAAGAGATGAAGATGAGGACGAGGTCAGATCCTAGCAGTGTCCAGCCTCCAGCAAACTGGTAGAGGCGATTGATGGTGACATCATCACAGGAGAGCTTGGAGACAGACATATTGGCACAGATGCAATTCTCAATGACATTTCTCCCACAATAATGGAGTCTGGATGAGAGAATGGGGATAGGCAATGTAGAAATAGCATTCCTGgccaaaataaaaatggcagcCTTAGCTACAAATTGTTCTGTGATGATGGATGGGTACCTCAGTGggtggcagatggccacatagcggtcataggccatgaccATGAATGTGCAGGACTCCATGGCATAGAAGAAATTCATGATGAACATCTGTAAGAAGCAGGCATCAAAGCTGATGGACTTGAGGTCAAACCAAAAGATGGCCAGGACCTTGGGGATGACAGTGAGGCAGAGAACAATgtccaggagggagaggaggctgagCAGGTAGTATAGGGGCTGGTGTAGAGAGGCCTCCAGCCAGATGGTGATCAGGAGA from Canis lupus dingo isolate Sandy chromosome 21, ASM325472v2, whole genome shotgun sequence encodes:
- the LOC125753286 gene encoding olfactory receptor 56A3-like; translated protein: MTAHQNGTISTGASEFLLNCFVRSPTWQLWLSLPLGLLFLVAMGANGVLLITIWLEASLHQPLYYLLSLLSLLDIVLCLTVIPKVLAIFWFDLKSISFDACFLQMFIMNFFYAMESCTFMVMAYDRYVAICHPLRYPSIITEQFVAKAAIFILARNAISTLPIPILSSRLHYCGRNVIENCICANMSVSKLSCDDVTINRLYQFAGGWTLLGSDLVLIFISYSLILQTVMGLKAEGAMAKALSTCGSHFILILFFSTVLLVFVLTHMVTKNVSPDVPVLLNVLHHVIPAALNPIVYGVRTQEIKQGIQRLLKKGW